The Drosophila mauritiana strain mau12 chromosome 2R, ASM438214v1, whole genome shotgun sequence genome has a segment encoding these proteins:
- the LOC117138645 gene encoding uncharacterized protein LOC117138645 has translation MWEQLARYRNHFLQHEIKDVMKPTSINSLQTTEWMHNMEKRNICRCIPYCCNSTSTHLADRADLAYGWFALPKLLKELDSDVRLTHWKAVVSLSEFVLNPLNAQRAIIEMDLVRKLKNAFMRMRLKQHKEEHREVEMYLRIYNILSRNLDGAENIANRKCLRVEFYKIIKNQEPIKDDLASEILRNLTCKPKVLGIFLEDPENFSALAEIFRQDPCRPHYPSHLWHHLCDMLEVAPDRGIELGFFELLHSRILNRLSNFWDMSTKAFALLLCCAEGQRRFDAVDGVKLLFDVFAQPDENPRMLLPRQKVENWEYTALALLNGLHSKRALWRSREFTQLPCYVGRLMVSTTDNPRLQLYCLKVFREMGVMPCIKRYIIGNWLQDICKLFCLDADAECARNALVDWLRRDIADSS, from the exons ATGTGGGAGCAGCTAGCGAGATATCGCAATCACTTTCTGCAACACGAAATCAAGGATGTGATGAAGCCGACCTCCATCAACAGCTTACAGACTACGG AGTGGATGCACAATATGGAGAAACGGAATATTTGCAGGTGCATTCCGTACTGCTGCAATTCGACCTCGACGCACCTGGCGGATCGTGCTGACCTGGCCTACGGCTGGTTTGCACTGCCCAAATTGCTCAAAGAACTGGATAGTGATGTCAGGCTGACCCATTGGAAGGCAGTCGTTTCGTTGTCGGAATTCGTTCTAAATCCACTGAATGCCCAGAGAGCTATCATTGAAATGGACCTTGTTAGAAA GTTGAAAAATGCCTTTATGCGAATGAGATTGAAGCAGCACAAGGAGGAGCACAGGGAAGTGGAGATGTATCTAAGGATTTATA ATATACTCTCACGCAATTTGGATGGAGCCGAAAATATAGCCAACCGCAAGTGCTTAAGGGTGGAGTTCTATAAAATCATTAAGAACCAAGAGCCTATTAAGGATGATTTGGCTTCAGAGATATTGCGAAATTTGACGTGCAAGCCCAAAG TTCTGGGTATATTCCTGGAGGATCCAGAAAACTTTTCCGCCTTGGCCGAGATCTTCAGGCAGGATCCATGCCGTCCGCACTATCCTTCGCATTTGTGGCACCATCTGTGCGACATGCTGGAAGTGGCGCCCGATCGGGGCATCGAGCTGGGCTTCTTTGAGCTGCTGCACTCGAGGATCCTAAACCGCTTGTCCAACTTCTGGGACATGAGCACCAAGGCATTTGCGCTGCTCCTCTGCTGTGCTGAAGGTCAGCGGCGTTTCGATGCCGTGGATGGTGTTAAGTTGCTTTTCGACGTCTTTGCCCAGCCCGATGAGAATCCGCGGATGTTGCTGCCCCGCCAGAAGGTGGAAAACTGGGAATATACGGCTTTGGCACTGCTCAATGGCCTCCATAGCAAGCGTGCCTTGTGGCGCAGCAGGGAGTTCACCCAACTGCCGTGTTATGTGGGTCGTCTCATGGTTTCCACGACTGATAATCCCCGCCTGCAACTTTATTGCCTTAAAGTGTTTCGTGAGATGGGTGTTATGCCCTGCATTAAGCGCTACATCATTGGGAACTGGCTGCAGGACATCTGCAAGTTGTTCTGCCTGGATGCTGATGCGGAATGCGCCCGGAATGCTCTGGTCGATTGGCTGCGTCGGGATATTGCCGATAGTAGTTAA